Proteins from a genomic interval of Paenibacillus lentus:
- a CDS encoding cupin domain-containing protein, which translates to MKKNKQNAEHYTWGDECDGWRLVHDEERSIIHERMPPGTRELRHYHRKSTQFFFVLSGVMTIEINGTEHQLSEHEGIQVLPPIPHQVFNKSERDVEFLVISNPNTSRDRVNLDEGN; encoded by the coding sequence ATGAAGAAAAATAAGCAGAATGCCGAGCATTACACTTGGGGTGATGAGTGCGATGGTTGGCGACTGGTTCATGACGAAGAGAGAAGCATTATCCATGAACGCATGCCCCCGGGGACAAGAGAGCTCAGGCACTACCATCGGAAATCGACGCAGTTTTTCTTTGTTTTATCTGGAGTTATGACAATTGAAATCAATGGAACAGAGCATCAACTCAGCGAACATGAAGGAATCCAAGTGCTGCCTCCAATACCGCATCAAGTATTTAATAAGTCGGAACGGGATGTAGAGTTTCTCGTCATTTCAAACCCGAATACTAGCAGGGATAGGGTTAATTTGGATGAGGGGAATTAA
- a CDS encoding ABC transporter substrate-binding protein, translating to MIGRGRMILIILLLALSGCSFGKQDEPVTLTINYPSEQQFYQMYAHDFEKKYPFITIKVVHQDMNEQSVEPSTDVIFIDQLQVYNRLIEEGKLINLESNIHKTAYPISELSPIVVNSLRSEIDEGIYGLSPSFISHALYYNRDLFEKYGIPLPKNQMTWKEVFELARRFPNQGSDGERIYGFKSNYYTAIAFSMILRVGQTEGLQFINPESLKVNFQSDEWKAIFSDVIQLFQYDVVYDQKDTMTGEIVPSPMLTGQAAMEIQSYSTAYNFDAHSQFVGTPTIKWDMVTVPVATRMSDQSDYYDIQEIYGISSTADHPEEAWKLIEFMTGDIQKMKTNMDNQLIYGLPARTELIRAVDDHDLSPLYTLNPVANSNNPYDYIDYEILNAFKVVGQSIVEEAIQNSIPVDEAIYKIEIEGQRVIDEMNLVIRINSK from the coding sequence ATGATAGGCAGGGGACGAATGATCTTAATTATTTTATTGTTGGCACTGAGTGGATGTTCATTTGGGAAGCAGGATGAACCTGTTACTCTCACAATCAATTACCCTTCTGAACAACAATTTTACCAAATGTATGCTCATGATTTTGAGAAAAAATATCCATTTATAACAATTAAAGTTGTTCATCAAGATATGAATGAACAGTCCGTTGAACCTTCTACCGATGTTATATTTATCGATCAACTACAAGTCTATAACCGTTTGATTGAAGAAGGAAAATTAATCAATTTGGAGAGCAATATACATAAAACTGCGTATCCAATATCAGAGCTATCTCCTATAGTTGTTAATTCATTGCGTTCAGAAATAGATGAAGGTATATATGGACTAAGTCCGTCATTTATCAGTCACGCTCTTTATTATAATCGAGATCTTTTTGAGAAATACGGGATTCCACTTCCTAAAAACCAAATGACATGGAAAGAAGTTTTCGAACTAGCAAGAAGGTTTCCAAATCAAGGATCTGACGGAGAGCGTATATATGGGTTTAAATCGAATTATTATACGGCGATTGCTTTTTCTATGATTTTACGGGTGGGTCAGACGGAAGGACTTCAATTTATTAACCCTGAATCATTGAAAGTTAATTTTCAATCGGATGAGTGGAAGGCAATTTTCTCAGACGTTATTCAATTATTTCAATATGATGTTGTTTATGATCAAAAGGATACTATGACTGGCGAGATTGTGCCTTCACCAATGTTAACTGGCCAAGCTGCTATGGAAATTCAATCTTATTCGACAGCATATAACTTTGATGCTCATAGTCAGTTTGTTGGAACACCGACGATTAAGTGGGATATGGTAACCGTACCTGTTGCAACTAGGATGTCTGATCAAAGCGATTACTACGATATTCAGGAGATTTACGGCATATCCTCAACGGCAGATCATCCTGAAGAAGCTTGGAAATTAATTGAATTCATGACAGGGGATATTCAAAAGATGAAAACTAATATGGATAATCAACTAATCTATGGACTACCTGCCAGAACTGAACTCATTAGAGCAGTGGATGACCATGACTTAAGCCCGCTGTACACATTAAATCCTGTAGCTAACAGCAATAATCCTTATGATTATATAGACTATGAAATTTTAAATGCATTTAAAGTTGTCGGACAAAGCATTGTTGAGGAGGCTATACAAAATTCAATCCCCGTGGACGAAGCCATTTATAAAATTGAAATAGAGGGGCAGAGAGTAATTGACGAAATGAATTTAGTCATTAGGATCAATTCAAAATAA
- a CDS encoding ABC transporter substrate-binding protein, translating to MSLFCIKVRHFYAAILGTFIMQETYGLPPTFYSRAIIFNKELFDQFNVEYPNNQMSWEEILTLSAKFSTINPDLKGISIRYSDPFELIQHIGRVEGLQFFSNPNQVTLNSSSWATVWENVLRAYETGSLDLNADLNSYLSPFLSGNRAMAVISYEEYKRIEQEKLSFNWSIVTMPVDPEQPERSDEIRIPGIYAIVNSTGNKEAAWELLKFFVSNEAARWDYQSNDGFSTRLEQLNIVNRDQLLPFYQLSPAISDNSKELILEDSELFSQIIDKILNRSISLQEGLDALQHEAEQQLGGVRERK from the coding sequence GTGTCTCTTTTTTGCATCAAAGTTCGGCATTTTTACGCTGCAATATTAGGCACTTTTATTATGCAAGAAACATATGGTTTACCCCCTACCTTTTATAGTAGAGCCATTATATTTAATAAAGAACTTTTTGATCAATTCAATGTCGAATATCCTAACAACCAAATGAGCTGGGAGGAGATTCTGACGCTTTCAGCCAAGTTTTCAACGATTAATCCCGATTTAAAGGGGATTTCTATTAGATATTCAGACCCGTTTGAGTTAATACAGCATATCGGAAGGGTGGAAGGGCTTCAGTTCTTTAGTAATCCCAATCAGGTAACCTTGAATAGCAGTTCTTGGGCCACAGTGTGGGAGAATGTGCTTCGAGCCTACGAAACTGGTTCTCTTGATTTAAATGCTGATCTTAATAGTTATTTATCTCCCTTTCTTTCCGGTAACCGAGCGATGGCCGTCATTTCATATGAGGAGTATAAGAGAATTGAGCAAGAAAAGCTTTCTTTCAATTGGTCTATTGTAACTATGCCTGTCGATCCAGAGCAGCCGGAACGATCAGATGAGATAAGGATTCCAGGAATATATGCGATAGTTAACTCAACAGGTAATAAGGAAGCGGCTTGGGAGTTACTGAAGTTTTTTGTTTCCAACGAAGCAGCACGCTGGGACTATCAATCAAATGATGGATTTTCCACACGTTTGGAACAATTAAACATAGTGAATCGGGATCAGCTTCTGCCATTTTATCAATTATCTCCTGCAATAAGCGATAACAGCAAGGAACTGATTCTAGAAGATTCCGAACTATTCAGTCAAATCATAGATAAGATATTAAATCGTTCAATATCTTTACAAGAAGGATTGGATGCATTACAGCACGAGGCTGAGCAACAACTAGGGGGAGTGAGAGAAAGGAAATGA
- the istA gene encoding IS21 family transposase has protein sequence MLKMPQQDYIRFLREVEGCSVNEIAERVGVHWRTAKKYADQTNWNVSVAKRKSRSPVMGAFMEIVDTWLEEDRLLPRKQRHTGVRIFQRLRDEHQFTGGQRTVLAYVQKRKSEMELERAKTYERLEHPPGEAQVDFTTLEVSQGHQMLTYKLLVMSFPHSNAAFVYPTPAENQECFLEAMKQCFEQMGGVPQRIWFDNLSAAVVHIEKGGERQLTEGFLRFCAHYRFEAVFCNPYSGHEKGHVENKCGYSKRNWAVPIPIYENHEQLVAYFAEQATQDHQRKHYAQNRRIADLWEDDRRKLLTLPEHGFDAFRLAAAVVNKYGEIRIEDTTIPLLGMVAPGSEVLIQTFWDRLVILNGHHQKIREVPRPYTGRTADVPWSKVFSGWLRKPRSVTHSQFLRMLPETLHVYVTVKDLAERKERLQALLHWSDVYTIEQIQEAIALLGQDAAVSRVTGILGMKYGSRDLPITWEEKLSPPGTRLEGSLERYDQLVGVS, from the coding sequence ATGTTGAAAATGCCTCAACAAGACTATATCAGATTTCTACGCGAAGTAGAAGGCTGTTCTGTAAATGAAATAGCTGAACGTGTGGGGGTTCATTGGCGAACAGCAAAAAAATATGCCGATCAAACTAACTGGAATGTATCTGTGGCCAAACGAAAAAGTAGAAGTCCAGTCATGGGGGCATTTATGGAGATTGTCGATACGTGGTTGGAAGAGGACCGCTTGCTCCCCCGAAAGCAACGTCATACAGGTGTACGCATTTTTCAAAGGTTACGTGACGAACATCAATTTACAGGCGGACAACGTACAGTGCTAGCCTATGTGCAGAAACGAAAGAGTGAAATGGAACTGGAACGTGCCAAAACGTATGAACGACTAGAACATCCGCCTGGAGAGGCTCAAGTCGACTTTACGACCCTTGAGGTAAGCCAAGGGCACCAAATGCTTACATATAAACTTCTGGTGATGTCTTTCCCGCATAGCAACGCTGCATTCGTTTATCCGACACCGGCGGAAAATCAGGAATGCTTCTTAGAAGCGATGAAGCAATGCTTCGAACAGATGGGCGGTGTTCCTCAGCGGATATGGTTCGACAACCTGTCTGCCGCCGTCGTGCATATCGAGAAAGGAGGCGAGCGGCAATTAACCGAAGGCTTTCTGCGATTCTGTGCCCATTACCGGTTTGAAGCTGTCTTCTGCAATCCGTATAGCGGTCATGAAAAGGGGCATGTGGAAAATAAATGCGGCTACTCTAAGAGGAACTGGGCCGTCCCCATTCCCATCTATGAAAACCATGAACAACTTGTCGCGTATTTCGCTGAGCAGGCAACTCAAGATCACCAGCGTAAGCATTATGCTCAAAACCGCCGAATCGCTGATCTGTGGGAGGATGACCGACGTAAGCTCCTTACATTGCCGGAGCATGGATTTGATGCTTTTCGCTTGGCTGCTGCGGTAGTCAATAAGTACGGGGAAATTCGGATTGAAGATACGACGATTCCGTTACTAGGAATGGTTGCGCCAGGTAGCGAGGTGCTGATCCAAACGTTCTGGGATCGTCTGGTTATCCTGAACGGTCACCACCAGAAGATTCGGGAGGTGCCTAGACCTTACACGGGACGAACGGCGGACGTTCCGTGGTCGAAAGTATTTAGCGGATGGTTGAGAAAACCGCGCAGTGTTACACATTCGCAGTTCCTTCGCATGCTGCCGGAGACACTGCACGTGTATGTGACGGTGAAGGATCTGGCTGAGCGAAAAGAGCGCCTTCAGGCGCTGTTGCACTGGAGCGATGTGTACACCATAGAACAGATCCAAGAGGCAATCGCTTTGCTAGGCCAGGATGCGGCAGTTTCCCGCGTCACGGGTATCCTTGGTATGAAATATGGAAGCCGAGACTTGCCCATTACGTGGGAGGAGAAGCTGTCGCCCCCGGGAACTCGTTTGGAGGGCTCTCTTGAGCGCTACGACCAGCTTGTGGGGGTGAGCTAA
- the istB gene encoding IS21-like element helper ATPase IstB: protein MPTELANLCRQLRLAHVMDYVSLQQNEEIRSIVEQILSAELDGRRRAKLGKLVQQAGFPHIKTFEGYAYDHITFPNGSSPEKIQGLEWLERKENLLLMGAVGTGKTHMATALGVEACRRGNAVQFYRASDLVAMLQEKFTTGTLNRFRDKLRKVDLLILDEVGYVPFNQTGSELLFNVIADCYEQKSVIVTSNLEFGQWTSIFGDTKLTSALVDRLVHHAHILSFTGESFRFKQAMERIPM from the coding sequence ATGCCAACAGAATTAGCCAATTTATGTCGGCAGCTACGATTGGCCCATGTCATGGACTATGTATCGCTTCAACAAAATGAAGAGATTCGAAGCATTGTGGAACAGATTCTAAGTGCGGAACTGGACGGACGCCGCCGTGCCAAGCTGGGAAAGCTCGTCCAGCAGGCAGGATTTCCGCATATTAAGACCTTTGAGGGGTATGCCTATGACCATATCACTTTTCCGAACGGCAGCAGTCCAGAGAAAATTCAGGGATTGGAATGGTTAGAGCGCAAGGAGAATTTACTCTTAATGGGTGCCGTAGGCACAGGCAAGACGCATATGGCAACGGCATTGGGTGTGGAGGCTTGTCGCCGTGGCAATGCGGTGCAGTTCTACCGAGCCTCCGATTTAGTTGCCATGCTTCAGGAGAAATTTACGACGGGAACACTTAACCGATTTCGAGATAAGTTGAGAAAAGTTGACTTGCTCATTCTTGATGAGGTTGGTTACGTCCCATTCAACCAAACCGGTTCTGAACTATTATTTAACGTGATAGCGGATTGCTATGAACAAAAGAGTGTGATCGTTACATCTAACTTAGAGTTTGGTCAATGGACATCGATATTCGGCGATACCAAACTCACGTCAGCACTCGTCGATCGTCTGGTGCACCATGCTCATATTCTTTCCTTCACAGGTGAGAGCTTCCGCTTCAAGCAAGCAATGGAACGAATTCCTATGTAA
- a CDS encoding GTP pyrophosphokinase: protein MSERQLEQLKIMRNEITRFLLSYKFALDEMETKIEILKEEFESLHDYSPIEHTKTRLKSPESIMGKLYRKGADFSFESIRETVKDIAGMRITCSFISDIYRVSDMLKQQSDLKVLEVKDYIKNPKPNGYKSLHLLIEVPVFMSDRVEHVCVEVQIRTIAMDFWASLEHKIFYKYNQSVPERLLQELKDAADTADELDHQMERLMNEVQTIKDLHDENSAEDLTSIIINNQKFNLPRALIDVLGKQE, encoded by the coding sequence ATGAGCGAACGACAACTGGAACAACTAAAAATCATGCGTAATGAAATTACACGATTTTTATTAAGCTACAAATTTGCTTTAGATGAGATGGAAACGAAAATTGAGATTTTAAAAGAAGAGTTTGAATCCCTCCATGATTATAGTCCGATCGAGCATACGAAAACGAGGTTGAAATCGCCGGAGAGCATTATGGGTAAGCTGTATCGTAAGGGTGCAGATTTCTCCTTTGAATCCATCCGGGAAACGGTGAAGGACATCGCAGGAATGCGCATTACCTGCTCCTTTATCTCCGATATATATCGAGTAAGTGATATGCTGAAGCAGCAAAGTGATTTAAAGGTGCTTGAAGTTAAGGATTACATCAAGAATCCTAAGCCCAATGGTTACAAAAGTCTGCATTTACTCATTGAGGTTCCTGTATTTATGTCTGATCGAGTGGAGCATGTGTGTGTTGAAGTGCAGATTCGCACGATCGCTATGGATTTTTGGGCCAGTTTGGAGCATAAAATCTTTTATAAATACAATCAGTCCGTGCCCGAGCGATTGCTGCAGGAGCTTAAGGATGCGGCAGATACCGCGGATGAATTGGATCATCAAATGGAGCGCTTAATGAATGAGGTTCAGACGATCAAGGATCTGCATGACGAAAATTCGGCAGAAGATCTTACTAGCATTATAATTAATAATCAGAAGTTTAACTTGCCGCGGGCCTTGATTGATGTATTAGGCAAGCAGGAGTAA
- a CDS encoding phosphatase PAP2 family protein — translation MRQSQKQGPLIPNFIFGILALIGFSTVAVIAVKYPLNSYDLNAAAWVQSLETEPLTSVMLFFSMLGSTKFTILIALLAMGTLFFVLQHRMELLFFFVSLGGAVLLNLLLKLSFQRQRPIVHRLVEETGFSFPSGHAMAAFALYGALAFLLWRHIKPRWGRILLIILSSLMVFMICISRIYLGVHYPSDIVGALLASGLWLNVMVGIFQWYKGRSIAVSR, via the coding sequence ATGAGACAATCGCAGAAACAAGGACCTTTGATTCCAAACTTTATTTTTGGCATATTAGCCTTAATAGGTTTTAGTACTGTGGCTGTTATAGCCGTAAAGTATCCGTTAAATTCCTATGATCTCAATGCCGCTGCTTGGGTGCAGAGCCTTGAGACAGAGCCTTTGACCAGTGTTATGCTGTTCTTCTCTATGCTCGGTTCAACGAAATTTACGATTCTCATCGCATTATTGGCCATGGGCACCTTGTTCTTTGTCCTGCAGCATCGGATGGAACTGTTATTTTTCTTCGTTTCTTTAGGCGGGGCTGTTTTACTGAATTTGCTATTGAAGCTTAGTTTTCAGCGGCAGCGGCCAATTGTTCATCGTTTGGTAGAGGAGACAGGCTTCAGCTTCCCTAGCGGACATGCCATGGCAGCCTTCGCTTTATACGGGGCGTTGGCTTTTCTCTTATGGCGTCATATTAAACCAAGATGGGGACGCATTCTACTTATCATTCTCAGCAGCTTAATGGTTTTTATGATTTGTATAAGCCGAATTTATCTCGGTGTTCATTATCCAAGCGACATTGTGGGAGCTTTATTGGCTAGCGGCCTTTGGTTAAACGTGATGGTTGGGATTTTCCAATGGTATAAAGGGCGCTCTATTGCGGTGTCGAGATAG
- a CDS encoding copper amine oxidase N-terminal domain-containing protein — translation MKKILVLLVSLTLLLSAQTAALAHPGRTDARGGHNCSEKSKQKGLCSGYHYHNSGTTQSSSKSKSTTTKSSTSTKSSSSTKTNTNHKKTAPKKAYITVDITLIINGHVVPLDQKAVVVNGTILIPLKNMFDALGATIEWDQATKKITASKDDTTVELTVDSTAARKQGKQLTLQARPIVINGYTMVPARFAAESFDAAVDWDSQSSTITTTTP, via the coding sequence ATGAAAAAGATTCTAGTTCTTCTTGTCAGTCTGACTTTACTGCTCTCCGCCCAGACGGCGGCTCTGGCTCATCCGGGTAGAACCGATGCCAGGGGCGGACATAACTGCTCCGAGAAATCGAAGCAAAAAGGGCTCTGCAGCGGCTATCACTACCATAACTCCGGCACGACCCAGTCAAGTTCAAAATCAAAATCCACGACAACAAAATCAAGTACTTCCACCAAGAGTAGCTCATCGACCAAAACCAATACAAACCATAAGAAAACCGCACCTAAAAAAGCTTATATCACGGTGGACATTACATTGATTATCAATGGCCATGTCGTACCTTTGGATCAAAAAGCAGTTGTCGTCAACGGCACGATACTCATTCCATTAAAAAACATGTTCGATGCCCTTGGTGCAACGATCGAGTGGGATCAGGCCACAAAGAAAATCACCGCCTCCAAGGACGACACAACCGTTGAACTGACCGTAGACAGCACAGCAGCGCGGAAGCAAGGCAAGCAGCTTACATTACAGGCCAGACCCATTGTAATCAATGGCTATACGATGGTGCCTGCCCGCTTTGCTGCTGAATCGTTCGATGCCGCCGTCGATTGGGATTCGCAATCGAGTACCATTACGACTACAACTCCGTAA
- a CDS encoding tubby C-terminal domain-like protein gives MKLYYYKLPVMKMSGAPVKLTSENGDDSGYMTRTFKSRLSKTMSWIIDSWEISFWAEAERCTIQLSDMWVWFGRNKWLVTCTVAGEEQQFMLEDKSVVRTNPRFVFTFNGQSFEVAKDLLDKRTRIMNKTQHKLCAEITSKSLSELYIRKITLYEEELNPLLVACIDRLLRTV, from the coding sequence ATGAAATTATATTATTATAAGCTTCCGGTAATGAAAATGTCGGGTGCTCCCGTAAAATTGACAAGCGAGAATGGCGATGATAGCGGCTATATGACAAGAACATTTAAAAGTCGCCTTAGCAAAACTATGAGTTGGATTATAGATAGCTGGGAAATAAGTTTTTGGGCAGAAGCCGAGCGATGTACTATTCAGTTGTCTGATATGTGGGTATGGTTTGGAAGGAACAAGTGGCTGGTGACGTGTACCGTTGCCGGGGAAGAACAGCAATTTATGCTAGAGGATAAGAGTGTCGTAAGAACGAATCCCCGTTTTGTTTTTACTTTTAACGGCCAATCGTTCGAGGTTGCCAAAGATTTGCTGGACAAGAGAACCCGCATTATGAACAAAACTCAGCACAAGTTATGCGCTGAAATAACCAGTAAATCGCTGAGCGAACTTTACATTAGAAAAATCACATTGTACGAAGAAGAGTTAAATCCACTGCTTGTGGCATGTATTGATCGTTTATTAAGAACGGTGTGA
- a CDS encoding phosphoribosylaminoimidazolesuccinocarboxamide synthase, with protein sequence MKLVYTGKTKDVYALEDGNYLLKFKDDVTGENGVFDPGANTVGLTLEGAGKAGLRLTKYFFEILKEKGIPTHYIDADIDNATMTVKPATVFGKGLEVICRYRAVGSFLRRYGMYAEEGQALDAFVEVTIKDDERQDPPISEDALDMLGLLSSAEYKVLKELTQTIGDVVKSELAKKDIELYDIKFEFGRVDDGAQIVLIDEISGGNMRAYKNGQYVEPLQLEKLIVEG encoded by the coding sequence ATGAAATTGGTCTACACAGGTAAAACAAAAGATGTATATGCTTTAGAAGACGGGAACTATTTGCTGAAATTTAAGGATGATGTGACAGGCGAGAACGGGGTATTCGACCCGGGTGCAAATACAGTTGGACTCACGTTGGAAGGCGCGGGAAAAGCAGGACTCCGATTGACGAAATATTTCTTTGAAATACTGAAGGAAAAAGGAATTCCTACACACTATATAGATGCTGATATTGACAATGCCACGATGACTGTAAAGCCTGCTACCGTATTCGGTAAAGGACTTGAGGTCATCTGTCGCTACCGAGCGGTAGGAAGCTTCTTGCGCCGTTATGGCATGTATGCCGAGGAAGGGCAAGCGTTGGACGCTTTCGTAGAGGTTACGATTAAAGACGATGAGCGCCAAGATCCGCCGATTTCTGAGGATGCGCTTGATATGCTGGGATTACTATCCTCCGCGGAGTATAAGGTGTTAAAAGAGCTGACTCAAACGATTGGTGACGTGGTTAAATCTGAGCTCGCGAAGAAAGATATTGAGCTGTATGACATCAAGTTTGAATTTGGCCGAGTCGATGACGGCGCACAAATCGTCCTGATCGATGAAATTTCCGGCGGAAATATGCGAGCCTATAAGAATGGGCAATATGTAGAGCCGCTGCAGTTGGAAAAATTAATCGTCGAAGGTTAA
- a CDS encoding alpha/beta fold hydrolase: protein MELYFRESGDMSAPLLVFLHGGGVSGWMWDKQTEYFQHYHCLVPDLPGHGRSSGMAFSIAGSAGLLINLIEFKAKNKPVILIGFSLGAQIALQILGMAPYRIEYAMINSALVRPVPLASHVIRPLIRLTHGLTKLRSFSKLQARQLYIGADIFETYYEETCQMKADTLVDILQENMTFQIPGNFHKVETKILVTVGENERSMMRKSAADIENSNSNCRSLIIPHVGHGVSLAQPELFHRIVESFLD, encoded by the coding sequence ATGGAACTATATTTCAGAGAGTCGGGAGATATGAGCGCGCCCCTTCTCGTTTTTTTGCATGGCGGCGGGGTGAGCGGCTGGATGTGGGATAAGCAAACGGAGTATTTTCAGCACTACCATTGCTTGGTGCCTGATTTACCGGGGCATGGACGGAGCTCTGGCATGGCTTTTTCTATCGCTGGCAGTGCTGGACTTCTGATCAATTTGATTGAATTTAAGGCAAAGAACAAGCCGGTGATTTTGATCGGTTTTTCGCTTGGAGCCCAAATCGCTCTCCAAATTTTGGGTATGGCACCCTATCGTATAGAATATGCAATGATTAATAGTGCTCTGGTAAGACCTGTACCGTTAGCAAGCCATGTAATTCGGCCTTTGATCAGGCTGACGCATGGGCTGACCAAGCTTCGCAGCTTTTCAAAGCTCCAGGCCAGGCAGTTATACATTGGAGCGGACATATTTGAGACGTATTATGAGGAGACTTGCCAAATGAAGGCTGATACCCTCGTCGATATTTTGCAGGAGAATATGACCTTTCAAATTCCGGGGAACTTTCATAAAGTAGAGACGAAGATCCTCGTTACCGTGGGAGAGAATGAACGCAGTATGATGAGGAAATCTGCAGCAGATATTGAGAACAGCAACTCCAATTGCCGCAGCCTAATCATACCTCATGTTGGTCATGGCGTGTCACTGGCTCAGCCAGAGTTATTCCATAGAATCGTTGAATCGTTCTTGGACTAA